A genomic region of Gemmata massiliana contains the following coding sequences:
- a CDS encoding GH3 family domain-containing protein, with protein sequence MPSTKFLAPVANTRLVRKAADAALLRYSHYRTVQLDQMDAGAVQHATLMRLVRKARRTRFGRDHDFSRIGSVADYQARVHVRDYEWFWNTYWKSAYPNLDDVTWPGKIPYYALSSGTTSGATKYIPVSWDMVRSNKKAAFTTTSLFRYTNPTAKLFTGKFFFLGGSTDLRKQPDGSLAGDLSGIAAKELYEFLRPYTFPPAELTLIADWEEKVRRFAELSAREPITALSGVPAWMYVLFSRLKEVTGKSTVAEVWPDLRLVIHGGTKFDPYRDLFKKEIGSDLVKFCEVYPCSEGFIATEDPRYQLLRIVPDHDVFFEFIPFEDFDERGHLKQNPTRHTLANVEIGVQYAVVITSCAGVWSYLVGDTVAFEKRNPPLIRFTGRTKYFLSAFGEHLISEEVEKAVTHAATVCGVNALDFHVGPVFPSQPGKPGHHLYLIEFADRTPDTSRFAKEIDEELTRINEDYGPHRVGDLAMLVPEVRVVKRGGFAAWMKAREKYGGQNKVPRMDNSGALTKDMTTWFAEHGSI encoded by the coding sequence ATGCCGAGCACCAAGTTTCTCGCGCCGGTCGCGAACACCCGGCTCGTCCGCAAGGCGGCCGACGCCGCGCTCCTCCGGTACTCGCACTACCGCACCGTTCAGCTCGATCAGATGGACGCCGGGGCCGTGCAGCACGCGACCCTGATGCGCCTCGTCCGCAAGGCCCGCCGCACCCGGTTCGGGCGGGACCACGACTTCTCCCGCATCGGTTCCGTCGCGGACTACCAGGCCCGCGTACACGTGCGCGACTACGAGTGGTTCTGGAACACGTACTGGAAGTCCGCGTACCCGAACCTCGACGACGTGACGTGGCCGGGGAAGATCCCGTACTACGCGCTCTCGTCCGGCACCACGAGCGGCGCGACCAAGTACATTCCCGTGTCGTGGGACATGGTGCGGTCGAACAAGAAGGCCGCGTTCACCACCACCTCGCTGTTCCGGTACACGAACCCAACCGCGAAGCTGTTCACCGGGAAGTTCTTCTTCCTCGGCGGGAGCACCGACTTGCGGAAGCAGCCCGACGGGAGCCTCGCGGGTGACCTGAGCGGGATCGCGGCGAAAGAGCTGTACGAGTTCCTCCGCCCCTACACGTTCCCGCCCGCCGAACTCACGCTCATCGCCGACTGGGAAGAGAAGGTCCGGCGGTTCGCGGAATTAAGCGCGAGAGAGCCGATCACGGCCCTGAGCGGCGTGCCCGCGTGGATGTACGTTCTGTTCTCGCGCCTGAAAGAAGTGACCGGCAAATCAACAGTCGCCGAAGTGTGGCCCGACCTGCGCCTCGTGATCCACGGCGGCACCAAGTTCGACCCGTACCGCGACCTGTTCAAGAAGGAAATCGGCAGCGACCTCGTGAAGTTCTGCGAGGTGTACCCGTGCTCCGAAGGCTTCATCGCGACCGAAGACCCGCGGTACCAACTACTTCGGATCGTGCCCGACCACGACGTCTTTTTCGAGTTCATCCCGTTTGAGGACTTCGATGAGCGGGGGCACCTGAAACAGAATCCCACGCGCCACACGCTCGCGAACGTGGAAATCGGGGTGCAGTACGCGGTGGTTATCACGTCGTGCGCGGGGGTGTGGTCGTACCTCGTGGGCGACACAGTTGCGTTCGAGAAGCGTAACCCGCCGCTCATTCGCTTCACCGGGCGCACGAAATACTTCCTGTCCGCGTTCGGCGAGCACCTCATCAGCGAAGAAGTGGAGAAGGCCGTCACGCACGCCGCGACCGTGTGCGGGGTGAACGCGCTGGACTTCCACGTCGGTCCCGTGTTCCCGTCGCAACCGGGTAAACCGGGGCACCACCTGTACCTGATCGAGTTCGCGGACCGCACACCCGACACGAGCCGTTTCGCGAAAGAAATCGACGAAGAACTCACACGCATCAACGAAGACTACGGCCCGCACCGCGTCGGCGATCTGGCGATGCTGGTGCCCGAAGTGCGCGTTGTGAAGCGCGGCGGGTTTGCCGCGTGGATGAAGGCTCGTGAAAAATACGGCGGACAGAACAAGGTGCCGCGCATGGACAACAGCGGCGCGCTCACGAAAGACATGACGACGTGGTTCGCGGAACACGGATCGATTTAA
- a CDS encoding dihydrodipicolinate synthase family protein, with amino-acid sequence MRPHTPFVGLVPAVLTPFDSTGELNLAAVEPHAELLAADGVAGVFVGGTTGEFSSLTLEERLSLTARWATVTKGSPTRLVVHVGANCLADAKHLAAHANALGASAIAAVAPSYFKPKSLDVLISWCAELAAAAPDTPFYFYDIPVLTGVAFSMPDFLEQAPARIPTLVGAKFTNPDLLSLQRMLHAGGGRFDVLFGMDEQLLAAVVLGTRGAVGSGYNFAAPHFNRILASARANDFATARADQYRAAELVALLMRHGYLPAAKEVMRIRGVDLGGVRLPHLGFTPEQTANFRRDLEIGGFGDVIGARGV; translated from the coding sequence ATGCGACCGCACACACCGTTTGTTGGGTTGGTCCCGGCCGTTCTCACGCCCTTCGATTCGACCGGCGAACTGAACCTCGCCGCGGTCGAACCGCACGCCGAGTTACTCGCCGCGGACGGCGTGGCCGGCGTGTTCGTCGGCGGCACCACGGGGGAATTTAGCTCCCTCACGCTGGAAGAGCGGCTCTCGCTCACCGCGCGCTGGGCCACCGTTACAAAGGGCAGCCCGACGCGGTTGGTCGTTCACGTCGGGGCGAACTGCCTCGCGGACGCGAAACACCTCGCGGCGCACGCGAACGCGCTCGGCGCATCGGCGATCGCGGCCGTCGCCCCGAGCTACTTCAAGCCGAAATCGCTGGACGTGCTCATTTCGTGGTGCGCGGAACTCGCGGCCGCCGCGCCCGACACGCCGTTCTACTTCTACGACATCCCGGTCCTCACCGGGGTCGCGTTCTCGATGCCGGACTTCCTCGAACAGGCGCCCGCCCGCATCCCCACCCTGGTGGGCGCGAAGTTCACCAACCCGGACCTGCTGTCGCTCCAGCGCATGCTCCACGCGGGCGGCGGGCGCTTCGACGTGCTGTTCGGGATGGACGAGCAACTGCTCGCGGCGGTAGTTCTGGGCACGCGGGGCGCGGTCGGCAGCGGGTACAACTTTGCCGCCCCGCACTTCAACCGGATACTCGCGTCCGCCCGCGCCAACGATTTCGCGACCGCCCGCGCCGACCAGTACCGGGCGGCGGAACTGGTTGCGCTCCTGATGCGCCACGGCTACCTGCCCGCGGCCAAAGAAGTAATGCGAATCCGGGGCGTCGACCTCGGCGGCGTGCGGTTACCGCACCTGGGATTCACCCCGGAACAGACCGCGAACTTCCGCCGCGATCTCGAGATCGGGGGCTTCGGCGACGTGATTGGCGCGCGCGGAGTGTGA
- a CDS encoding metallophosphoesterase family protein: MKAIISDIHGNMEALQAVLADIKGQGIREVYCLGDVVGYGPNPRECIDLVMDCKLVLLGNHDQGAMFDPDGFNQSAERAIFWTRGQLESPSEPRPAREKRWEFLSERPRSHRENGYLFVHGSARNPLNEYVFPEDVYNQRKMERIFALVDRYCFQGHTHVPGIFTENMQFLSPEEVDFAHKLDGRKTLCNVGSVGQPRDGNWRACYVVLDNDVIKFRRVEYDWQKTRDKIYEIPDLDNFLGDRLGEGR; the protein is encoded by the coding sequence GTGAAGGCGATCATTAGCGACATCCACGGCAACATGGAAGCCCTCCAAGCCGTGCTCGCAGACATCAAGGGCCAGGGCATCCGCGAGGTGTACTGCCTCGGCGACGTGGTCGGCTACGGGCCGAACCCGCGCGAGTGCATCGACCTCGTCATGGACTGCAAACTCGTCCTGCTCGGCAACCACGACCAGGGCGCGATGTTCGACCCGGACGGGTTCAACCAGTCCGCCGAGCGCGCCATCTTCTGGACCCGCGGGCAACTGGAGTCCCCCAGCGAGCCGCGCCCGGCGCGCGAGAAGCGCTGGGAGTTCCTCTCCGAGCGCCCCCGGAGCCACCGCGAGAACGGGTACCTGTTCGTCCACGGCTCGGCCCGCAACCCGCTCAACGAGTACGTGTTCCCCGAGGACGTGTACAACCAGCGGAAGATGGAGCGCATCTTCGCCCTCGTCGACCGGTACTGCTTCCAGGGGCACACGCACGTCCCGGGCATCTTCACCGAGAACATGCAGTTCCTCAGCCCGGAAGAGGTCGACTTCGCACACAAGCTCGACGGCCGCAAGACGCTCTGCAACGTCGGCTCGGTGGGCCAACCCCGGGACGGCAACTGGCGCGCGTGCTACGTGGTGCTCGATAACGACGTCATCAAGTTCCGCCGCGTCGAGTACGACTGGCAGAAGACCCGCGACAAGATCTACGAGATCCCGGACCTCGACAACTTCCTCGGCGACCGGCTCGGCGAGGGGCGCTAA
- a CDS encoding class I SAM-dependent methyltransferase: MPSTVPPQPVAHTPPATPPNTVPHPQPGPNAADSAKTNPNPPAALATHTPKGPDWWLMMRAFLTQGKKIASFAPSSRFMARKILDGINWATAGSIVELGAGTGPITAEMVKLASPKTRLVVIELDPVLCGRLRERFRGSPNVEVILGDATKFGELLAERGIPKVDHVLSGLPLPSFPAEARDSILATAARTLGAGGTFRQLTVMPLVYYKLYRRYFEAVRFRFVPFNLPPGGVYVCRGFRSAVNP, translated from the coding sequence ATGCCATCAACTGTGCCGCCGCAGCCGGTCGCCCATACCCCCCCGGCAACTCCCCCCAATACTGTTCCCCACCCCCAGCCCGGCCCCAATGCGGCGGATAGTGCCAAAACCAACCCGAACCCGCCCGCGGCCCTCGCCACGCACACCCCGAAGGGACCGGACTGGTGGCTCATGATGCGGGCCTTCCTCACGCAGGGGAAGAAGATCGCGTCGTTCGCGCCCAGCTCGCGGTTCATGGCCCGTAAGATCCTCGACGGCATCAACTGGGCCACCGCGGGGTCCATCGTCGAGCTCGGGGCCGGCACCGGGCCGATCACGGCCGAGATGGTCAAGCTGGCGAGCCCGAAGACCCGGCTCGTGGTGATCGAACTCGACCCCGTGCTCTGCGGCCGGCTCCGCGAGCGGTTCCGCGGCTCCCCCAACGTCGAGGTGATCCTCGGCGACGCGACGAAGTTCGGCGAGCTGCTCGCCGAGCGCGGCATCCCGAAGGTCGACCACGTGCTCTCCGGGCTCCCGCTCCCGTCGTTCCCGGCCGAGGCCCGCGACAGCATCCTGGCGACGGCCGCGCGCACCCTCGGCGCCGGCGGGACGTTCCGCCAGCTCACCGTGATGCCGCTGGTCTACTACAAGCTCTACCGCCGGTACTTCGAGGCCGTGCGGTTCCGGTTCGTGCCGTTCAACCTCCCGCCCGGCGGCGTGTACGTGTGCCGCGGGTTCCGGAGCGCGGTGAACCCGTAA